In Priestia megaterium NBRC 15308 = ATCC 14581, the following proteins share a genomic window:
- a CDS encoding Cof-type HAD-IIB family hydrolase, whose amino-acid sequence MAYRLLALNIDGTILNSQGRVTKETKDAIQFVKNKGVYVTLVTNRHFPSAKKIARSLKVHPAMLITHSGAFIGTSIDKPILDKRISEEKTFNLIQLFENFNCHVRILHERFSIGNRVKLPNNIVAKSVLKTGEPLFYPVQFVDSLGDTLRDEPVSTPKIEVYFADRREKEYAEQTIASAVPDIEWFSYPNENRCYITPKGATKAAGVRYVANRLGIPMEDVVAIGNCYDDLETIEHAGMGVAMGNSPTELKMLADWVTRSNNENGVAYMVKELFRKQQRLGYLHQIDSFRLK is encoded by the coding sequence ATGGCTTATCGATTGCTAGCGTTGAATATTGATGGAACCATTTTAAATAGCCAAGGGCGCGTTACAAAAGAAACCAAAGACGCAATTCAATTCGTTAAAAATAAAGGGGTTTACGTTACGTTAGTAACAAACAGGCATTTTCCGTCTGCTAAAAAAATTGCTCGGTCACTTAAAGTTCATCCAGCAATGCTCATTACTCATAGCGGTGCCTTTATCGGAACATCGATAGACAAACCGATACTAGATAAGAGAATTAGCGAGGAAAAAACATTTAATCTCATTCAGCTTTTTGAAAATTTTAATTGTCATGTCCGCATTTTACATGAAAGGTTTTCAATTGGAAATCGTGTAAAGCTTCCTAATAATATCGTAGCTAAAAGCGTGTTGAAAACGGGAGAACCGCTCTTTTATCCCGTGCAGTTCGTAGATTCATTAGGAGATACACTTCGTGATGAACCTGTTTCTACGCCAAAAATAGAAGTTTATTTTGCAGATCGTAGAGAAAAAGAATATGCCGAGCAAACAATTGCTAGTGCAGTTCCGGATATTGAATGGTTTTCGTATCCAAATGAAAATAGATGTTATATTACGCCAAAAGGAGCCACAAAAGCTGCCGGCGTTCGTTATGTAGCAAATCGTCTAGGGATACCAATGGAAGACGTGGTAGCAATTGGAAATTGCTATGATGATTTAGAAACGATTGAACATGCAGGAATGGGTGTGGCCATGGGCAATTCACCAACAGAATTAAAAATGCTTGCGGATTGGGTTACTCGTTCTAATAATGAAAATGGTGTAGCCTATATGGTAAAAGAATTATTTAGAAAGCAGCAGCGCCTTGGTTATCTTCATCAAATTGACAGCTTTCGTTTAAAATAA
- a CDS encoding coproporphyrinogen III oxidase: protein MLNIYIKGIEDERFLRPLHRISDLFFEESNVSFEDDNEAQLKVEVELKVHEEIYAKAVLHDAETDKVFTEELAKSFTPYETEKEKFKQIKNVVLRVYLSVLQEYTSIVQKWGILTGIRPTKLLHMKLQSGKSKEQAHRELKEEYLITDDKINLMQHIVDRQLAAIPDLHELKNEVSIYIGIPFCPTKCAYCTFPAYAINGRQGSVTSFLGGLHYEMREVGKWLKDNNVKITTVYYGGGTPTSITAEEMDMLYEEMYESFPDVQNIREITVEAGRPDTITEEKLAVLNKWNIDRISVNPQSYIQETLKAIGRHHTVEETIDKFHLSRKMGMNNINMDLIIGLPNEGVEEFQHTLDESKKLLPESLTVHTLSFKRASEMTQNKRKYKVADRYEIGKMMDLATEWTQEQGYEPYYLYRQKNILGNLENVGYSFPGQESLYNIMIMEEKQTIIGLGCGASSKFVHPETGIITRFANPKDPKSYNDGFEHYTQEKLKILDELFRK, encoded by the coding sequence ATATTGAACATTTATATAAAAGGTATAGAAGATGAACGTTTTTTACGTCCGCTTCACCGAATTTCAGATTTGTTTTTTGAAGAAAGCAACGTCTCCTTTGAGGATGATAACGAAGCTCAGCTGAAAGTCGAAGTAGAGCTAAAAGTTCATGAAGAAATTTATGCGAAAGCAGTACTCCATGACGCTGAAACGGACAAAGTGTTTACAGAAGAGCTTGCTAAATCGTTTACGCCATATGAAACAGAAAAAGAAAAATTTAAGCAAATAAAAAATGTGGTGCTTCGCGTCTACTTATCTGTACTACAGGAGTATACAAGCATTGTTCAAAAATGGGGTATTTTAACTGGTATACGTCCAACGAAGCTGCTTCATATGAAACTGCAGTCAGGTAAAAGTAAAGAACAAGCGCATCGTGAGCTAAAGGAAGAATATTTAATCACCGATGACAAAATTAATTTAATGCAGCATATTGTGGATCGTCAACTAGCAGCTATTCCCGATTTACATGAGTTAAAGAACGAGGTAAGCATTTATATAGGCATTCCGTTTTGTCCGACGAAGTGTGCATATTGTACATTCCCAGCATATGCAATTAACGGACGTCAAGGATCCGTTACGTCATTTTTAGGCGGCTTGCATTATGAGATGCGTGAAGTAGGAAAATGGCTAAAAGACAATAACGTCAAGATTACAACCGTCTATTATGGTGGAGGTACACCAACGAGCATTACCGCTGAAGAAATGGACATGCTGTATGAAGAGATGTATGAATCGTTCCCGGATGTACAAAATATCCGTGAAATTACGGTAGAAGCAGGAAGACCCGATACGATTACGGAAGAAAAGCTAGCTGTTTTGAACAAATGGAATATTGACCGGATTAGTGTAAATCCGCAGTCTTATATTCAAGAAACCTTAAAAGCTATTGGACGTCATCATACAGTTGAAGAAACTATTGATAAATTTCATCTTTCTCGAAAAATGGGGATGAATAACATTAACATGGACTTAATTATTGGACTTCCAAATGAAGGTGTAGAAGAATTTCAGCATACGCTAGACGAATCTAAAAAATTGCTTCCTGAATCTTTAACTGTTCATACCCTATCGTTTAAACGCGCGTCTGAAATGACTCAAAATAAACGGAAATACAAAGTGGCAGATCGCTATGAAATTGGTAAAATGATGGATTTAGCGACTGAGTGGACTCAAGAACAAGGGTATGAACCTTATTATTTATATCGCCAAAAAAATATTTTAGGTAATTTAGAGAACGTTGGATATTCATTCCCTGGTCAAGAGAGCCTGTACAATATTATGATTATGGAAGAAAAGCAGACGATTATTGGTCTTGGATGCGGGGCCTCTAGTAAGTTCGTGCATCCAGAAACAGGCATTATCACAAGGTTTGCGAATCCAAAAGACCCAAAATCGTACAACGATGGATTCGAGCACTACACGCAAGAGAAACTCAAGATTTTAGATGAATTGTTTAGGAAATAA
- a CDS encoding long-chain fatty acid--CoA ligase, with amino-acid sequence MMNVQLTVPSMMERAEKLFSKKEVVSKSSKGIQRLTYNQLIKRTRQLSSMLERIGVNRGERVGTFAWNHHRHLEAYFAVPGIGAVLHTINIRLDPEQIVYIINHARDKVILFDECFLPLFESIHHKLPHVEAYIIMSDENKLPKTDLPVYHYENWIKQGDASHSFVQDLNEEEPAGLCYTSATTGEPKGVVYSHRAIYLHCMALGLADSAGLSEADTAMPIVPMFHVNAWGIPFAAVWFGTKLVLPGAFCTSETIAFLIEEEKVTLAAAVPTVWLNFLQEIETRPYAVDSLRAILCGGSAAPKSVIREFQEKYQIEFMHAYGMTETSPVVTVSRLKSYQYSEDFEYQLNVKAKQGFLVPGVEMKVIGQNGEIAWDGVEMGELLLKGPWVASEYYKDKRTEDTFKDGWLYTGDIVTVDEEGTIKIVDRTKDLIKSGGEWISSVDLENALIAHEAVFEACVIAVPHKVWQERPVACVMLKDAYKGIVSSEELLEFLAPQFAKWWLPDDILFMDEIPKTTVGKFLKRTLREQVLNHYQKG; translated from the coding sequence ATGATGAATGTACAGTTAACCGTACCATCTATGATGGAAAGAGCTGAAAAGCTGTTTAGTAAAAAAGAAGTGGTTTCTAAATCTTCAAAAGGAATTCAGCGTTTAACTTATAATCAGTTAATAAAACGGACTCGGCAGCTCTCTAGTATGCTAGAACGAATTGGAGTGAATCGAGGAGAAAGAGTCGGGACGTTTGCATGGAATCATCATAGACATCTAGAAGCTTATTTTGCCGTGCCTGGAATAGGTGCTGTTCTTCACACCATCAATATCCGGTTAGATCCTGAGCAAATTGTATACATCATTAACCATGCACGCGATAAAGTCATTTTATTTGATGAATGTTTTTTACCTTTATTTGAAAGCATTCATCACAAGCTTCCACATGTTGAAGCCTATATCATTATGTCAGATGAAAATAAGCTGCCAAAAACAGACTTGCCAGTTTATCATTACGAAAATTGGATTAAGCAAGGGGATGCATCGCATTCTTTTGTTCAAGATTTAAACGAAGAAGAACCAGCAGGTCTTTGTTATACCTCTGCTACTACAGGCGAGCCAAAGGGCGTTGTATATTCTCATCGCGCTATTTATCTGCACTGTATGGCGCTAGGGCTTGCTGATAGTGCTGGATTATCAGAAGCTGATACCGCTATGCCTATCGTTCCAATGTTTCACGTGAACGCATGGGGAATTCCTTTTGCTGCCGTTTGGTTTGGAACAAAGCTCGTGCTGCCGGGTGCTTTTTGTACTTCAGAGACGATTGCTTTTTTGATTGAAGAAGAGAAAGTAACTCTGGCTGCAGCAGTACCTACCGTTTGGTTAAACTTTTTACAAGAGATAGAAACCAGGCCTTACGCAGTCGATAGTTTGCGAGCTATTTTATGTGGCGGATCAGCGGCCCCAAAAAGCGTCATTCGAGAATTTCAGGAAAAATATCAAATTGAATTTATGCATGCATACGGAATGACGGAAACAAGCCCTGTGGTGACCGTCTCCCGCTTAAAAAGCTATCAGTACAGCGAAGACTTTGAGTATCAGCTCAACGTAAAAGCGAAGCAAGGTTTCTTAGTTCCTGGCGTTGAAATGAAAGTAATAGGTCAAAATGGAGAAATTGCTTGGGATGGAGTCGAAATGGGTGAGCTATTACTAAAGGGCCCATGGGTAGCTTCTGAATATTACAAGGATAAAAGAACAGAAGATACGTTTAAAGACGGCTGGCTGTACACCGGAGATATTGTGACGGTTGACGAAGAGGGAACGATCAAAATCGTAGACCGAACAAAAGATTTAATTAAAAGCGGAGGAGAATGGATTTCATCGGTTGATCTAGAAAACGCGCTTATTGCCCATGAAGCTGTTTTCGAAGCCTGTGTAATAGCAGTCCCTCATAAGGTGTGGCAAGAGCGTCCGGTGGCTTGTGTCATGTTAAAAGATGCATACAAAGGCATCGTTTCGTCAGAAGAGCTGCTCGAATTTTTAGCGCCGCAGTTCGCAAAATGGTGGCTTCCAGATGACATTTTATTTATGGATGAGATCCCGAAGACAACGGTAGGAAAGTTCTTAAAACGTACGCTTCGTGAACAAGTCCTCAATCATTATCAGAAAGGGTGA
- a CDS encoding enoyl-CoA hydratase, with amino-acid sequence MTVELKVVELVLQERIATISFNRPDALNALNEEVLEQFIQCLKVVEESEADFLIVKGNGKVFSAGGDINMMMSPSQSERFEQVMDLINEAVLTLYSLPQMTISVLHGAAAGLGLSIALASDYIIAERHTKIAMNFIGIALIPDGGGHFLLEKRIGAHRAKQLIWEGKTLKAEEAHQFGIIDEIKEGDLAKHVEDYLSYWLKKPSRALKETKRIYVETSVSQLKQVLALEKRSQFAMSQSPDHKEGVRAFLEKRAPVFNQSEKDISEN; translated from the coding sequence ATGACCGTCGAATTAAAAGTAGTAGAACTAGTTTTGCAAGAGCGTATCGCCACAATTTCGTTTAACAGGCCGGATGCGTTAAATGCATTAAACGAAGAAGTGCTAGAGCAGTTTATTCAATGTTTAAAAGTTGTCGAAGAAAGTGAAGCGGACTTTTTAATAGTAAAAGGAAACGGAAAAGTATTTTCAGCAGGCGGAGATATTAATATGATGATGTCACCTTCACAATCAGAACGTTTTGAGCAGGTAATGGATTTGATTAATGAAGCCGTGCTGACTTTATATAGCCTCCCTCAAATGACAATAAGTGTACTGCACGGTGCGGCAGCAGGGCTAGGACTGAGCATCGCACTTGCTTCTGATTATATTATTGCAGAAAGACACACAAAAATTGCGATGAACTTTATCGGTATTGCTCTAATTCCAGACGGAGGCGGTCACTTTTTACTAGAAAAGCGCATCGGTGCTCATCGTGCAAAACAGCTAATTTGGGAAGGAAAGACATTAAAAGCAGAGGAAGCTCATCAATTTGGCATAATTGATGAAATAAAAGAAGGAGATTTGGCGAAGCATGTAGAAGATTATCTCTCATATTGGCTAAAAAAACCTTCACGTGCTTTGAAGGAAACAAAGCGAATTTATGTGGAGACATCTGTTTCACAATTAAAGCAAGTGCTTGCGCTTGAGAAAAGAAGTCAGTTTGCTATGAGCCAAAGTCCGGATCATAAGGAAGGTGTACGTGCGTTTCTAGAAAAGCGAGCGCCTGTTTTTAATCAAAGTGAAAAAGATATTTCCGAAAATTAA
- a CDS encoding HU family DNA-binding protein has translation MNKTDLVNAVATKSELTKADASKAVDALLETISSTLGEGEKIQLIGFGTFEVRERAARTGRNPQTGEEMQIPASKVPAFKAGKELKEAVK, from the coding sequence ATGAACAAAACAGATTTAGTAAACGCAGTGGCAACAAAATCAGAGTTAACAAAAGCAGATGCATCTAAAGCAGTTGATGCATTACTAGAAACAATTTCATCGACGCTAGGTGAAGGTGAAAAAATTCAGTTAATCGGCTTCGGTACATTTGAAGTACGCGAGCGTGCTGCTCGTACAGGCCGTAACCCTCAAACGGGTGAAGAAATGCAAATTCCAGCATCAAAAGTACCGGCATTTAAAGCTGGTAAAGAACTAAAAGAAGCTGTAAAGTAA
- a CDS encoding YhzD family protein: MSTYTLTAFEKTGEKLIDESFEAASETEAKTIGTKKLEELSYLEKTHRCVSSSGKLVLFHR, translated from the coding sequence AACCGCTTTTGAAAAGACGGGGGAAAAATTAATAGATGAAAGTTTTGAAGCAGCTTCTGAGACAGAAGCAAAGACTATCGGCACCAAGAAGTTAGAAGAGCTTTCCTATTTAGAAAAAACGCATCGATGCGTTAGCTCTAGCGGAAAACTTGTATTGTTTCATCGTTAA